One segment of Methanolinea mesophila DNA contains the following:
- a CDS encoding glycosyltransferase family 4 protein, with the protein MTVQVAGSDYAQKYEFKENPRWDRQSCTLPDISGIVKVTLSCSLVRRPLRDFRTFGVAVSGIDFCSASGNCQVDIENDFRTIFRKQHKLIPYLMRNACDRPKYFSWMFDYLRGPWSPDLALWLRKNISGYDVVLAQMFPFNTVRYSFIAKKFGKPLVLLPLMHADDEFYHWNHYFRMIAAADCVLAMSDFSKSQVYDSLKARSCVLGAGIDPESFENRNVSGARFREKYRLEGREVILTVGRKSPQKRYADMIQAVGAVRKEHPEAVLVMIGPDEDNKILAEPYVKYLGQMGLADLVDAYDACDVFAMMSESESFGMVFCEAWMRKKPVIGNRNCGAVSTLIDDRYNGLLCSDVKELTRAILALLEDRKMSRIMGERGYQKVTQHYTWDCITDRVVGVYENLTESS; encoded by the coding sequence GTGACGGTGCAGGTCGCCGGCAGCGATTATGCTCAAAAGTATGAATTCAAGGAGAATCCGCGTTGGGACAGGCAGTCCTGCACTCTACCGGATATCTCCGGGATCGTGAAGGTGACACTCTCCTGTAGCCTGGTTCGCCGCCCGTTGAGAGATTTCCGGACCTTTGGGGTCGCGGTATCAGGAATCGATTTCTGTTCCGCTTCGGGGAACTGCCAGGTTGATATTGAAAATGATTTTCGGACCATTTTTCGAAAACAGCACAAATTAATCCCATATTTAATGCGAAACGCCTGCGACCGTCCGAAATATTTTTCCTGGATGTTTGACTATCTCCGCGGGCCGTGGTCACCTGATCTTGCACTATGGCTGAGAAAAAATATATCGGGGTACGATGTGGTGCTCGCGCAAATGTTTCCGTTTAACACAGTCAGGTATTCTTTCATCGCAAAAAAATTCGGGAAACCACTCGTATTGCTCCCGCTCATGCACGCCGACGACGAGTTTTATCACTGGAATCATTACTTTCGGATGATTGCCGCTGCCGACTGCGTTCTGGCGATGAGTGATTTTTCGAAAAGCCAGGTCTATGACTCTTTGAAGGCGAGATCGTGTGTTTTAGGTGCAGGGATTGACCCTGAATCATTTGAGAACAGGAATGTGAGCGGAGCCAGATTCCGGGAAAAGTATCGTCTGGAGGGCAGGGAGGTAATCCTGACGGTAGGGAGGAAATCGCCGCAAAAACGTTATGCAGACATGATCCAGGCAGTCGGGGCAGTCCGGAAGGAGCATCCTGAAGCGGTTCTGGTGATGATCGGTCCCGATGAGGACAACAAAATCCTGGCGGAACCATACGTCAAATATCTCGGCCAGATGGGCCTTGCGGACCTTGTCGATGCCTATGATGCCTGCGATGTATTTGCCATGATGTCAGAAAGCGAGAGTTTCGGCATGGTTTTTTGTGAGGCATGGATGAGAAAAAAACCTGTAATCGGGAACAGGAATTGCGGGGCGGTCTCAACGTTAATTGATGACCGGTACAACGGCCTTTTATGTTCAGATGTGAAGGAGTTAACCCGTGCCATCCTGGCGCTTCTCGAGGACAGAAAAATGTCCAGGATCATGGGGGAAAGAGGCTATCAGAAAGTAACACAACATTATACGTGGGATTGCATCACCGACCGTGTTGTGGGGGTCTACGAGAATTTGACAGAATCTTCCTGA
- a CDS encoding glycosyltransferase family 4 protein, whose amino-acid sequence MKSVLALSFHPAFTPPMSGGEERLYYVLNGFSHYEHVTLISFTFHGVDRVETVYHSPCFKEIRIPKGMVSLALHGLIQKFTTIKECSGVVTSLESRINPAFRRIVREELPRHDIIFFESPFLFTIPGRLLRNHTLVYNAYNNEYELMKSAFSGSFIGKILLSYVAYTERGLARACKLLFVVSRDDAESLARTYGIDPGKCIVAPNGICPACYDRVFQERAHMKTSPVCLFIGSYHPPNIEAVIQIVNIAAKMPGVLFLIAGNVSRYFASRDSQTEPCERDAYTLSGELYKNFQKGGGNPQIDRICEFIREHREGEEPLRRFSHSRNVLLLGQLSEERKLELFHLTGIALNPMTTGSGTNIKVLGYLAAGLPTITTPKGARGLDLVDRHHALICDLNDFPEKIHELLNDPGLVEILRENGRILVEREYDWNTIVERMRRTL is encoded by the coding sequence ATGAAATCCGTTCTTGCATTGAGTTTTCATCCCGCGTTCACCCCCCCGATGAGCGGAGGAGAAGAGCGATTATACTACGTCTTGAATGGTTTTTCACACTATGAACACGTGACATTGATCAGTTTTACCTTCCACGGGGTAGACCGTGTAGAAACGGTGTATCATTCTCCATGTTTTAAGGAGATTAGGATCCCCAAGGGAATGGTCAGCCTGGCGCTTCACGGGCTCATCCAGAAATTCACCACGATCAAGGAATGTTCCGGTGTGGTCACGTCCCTGGAAAGCAGGATCAATCCGGCATTCAGAAGGATAGTCAGGGAAGAGCTACCGCGACACGATATAATTTTTTTTGAATCCCCTTTCCTCTTCACGATCCCCGGTCGTCTTCTCCGAAACCACACCCTGGTATACAACGCCTACAATAATGAGTATGAACTGATGAAATCTGCGTTTTCCGGGTCGTTCATCGGGAAGATCCTCCTTTCGTACGTTGCATATACTGAGAGAGGGCTGGCCCGGGCATGCAAACTTCTATTCGTTGTCTCCAGGGACGATGCCGAAAGTCTCGCCCGGACCTATGGAATCGATCCCGGGAAGTGCATAGTGGCGCCGAACGGGATATGCCCTGCCTGTTATGACAGGGTGTTTCAGGAGAGAGCACATATGAAGACCTCTCCTGTCTGCCTGTTTATCGGCAGTTATCACCCTCCCAATATTGAAGCAGTTATTCAAATCGTGAACATTGCGGCAAAAATGCCCGGAGTCCTTTTTCTCATCGCCGGAAATGTCTCCCGGTATTTCGCGAGCCGGGATTCCCAGACGGAACCATGTGAGAGAGATGCATATACCCTCTCAGGGGAGTTATATAAAAATTTTCAGAAAGGGGGGGGAAATCCACAAATCGATAGAATTTGTGAGTTTATACGTGAACATCGGGAGGGGGAGGAGCCTCTCCGCCGCTTCAGCCATTCAAGAAATGTCCTATTGCTCGGCCAGTTAAGTGAAGAGCGAAAACTGGAATTGTTTCACCTGACAGGCATCGCACTGAACCCCATGACAACCGGCTCGGGTACGAACATCAAGGTCTTGGGATATCTCGCTGCCGGTCTCCCCACGATCACTACTCCCAAGGGTGCGAGGGGGCTTGACCTTGTCGACCGTCATCATGCCCTGATCTGTGATCTTAATGATTTTCCGGAGAAGATTCATGAATTGCTCAATGATCCCGGATTGGTGGAGATACTAAGAGAGAACGGCCGGATCCTCGTTGAACGTGAATACGACTGGAATACAATTGTAGAACGTATGCGTCGTACCCTGTGA
- a CDS encoding glycosyltransferase family 4 protein — MKKILVINDFPVFPPVHGGKIRILNIYRNISSECEVTYLCLGDVKETTLRSISDNFSEISVPKTFLYRQIVLFAGLIMKCPVDDLVALLLAPFNPWLRNMIRKKIRESDIVICCHPYMYPAVSPWIGGRFLVYEALNDEYGLKSTTLPEGFLKKIMLHRLDVVSCDLLRNCDLCFVVSEEDKKAFIERYPADPQKLVIAPNGVDTEYYSELYKKRSHMQGDPSLHPLVIFLGSAHPPNIVAARKVIHSIAPKLPDVNFFIAGSVCDPIINDPRGSNVTLGFYISDEEKEKLFLRANVAINPMTTGSGSNIKIFDYLASGIPVVTTKFGARGISMTNRVHAIVCDIDEFPGAITTLIDNKALSEVLSHNGRVLVEQSYDWKRIALSMVAEIRKKTEAGHSQEAS; from the coding sequence ATGAAAAAAATTCTGGTTATCAATGATTTTCCTGTTTTTCCACCGGTTCACGGGGGAAAGATCAGGATTCTTAACATTTATCGGAATATATCTTCCGAGTGTGAGGTCACATATCTCTGTCTTGGGGATGTGAAGGAAACCACACTACGCTCGATCTCGGATAATTTCAGCGAGATCTCTGTCCCGAAAACATTTCTGTACAGACAGATCGTCCTGTTTGCCGGTCTGATAATGAAATGTCCGGTCGATGATCTTGTCGCATTGTTACTGGCACCGTTCAATCCCTGGTTAAGGAACATGATCAGGAAAAAAATCCGGGAATCCGACATCGTGATCTGTTGTCACCCGTATATGTACCCCGCGGTCTCTCCCTGGATTGGCGGCAGGTTCCTCGTTTATGAAGCGCTCAATGATGAATATGGCCTGAAATCGACGACCCTGCCGGAAGGATTCCTAAAAAAAATCATGTTGCACCGCCTCGACGTGGTATCCTGCGATCTTTTGAGAAATTGCGACCTTTGCTTCGTCGTGTCCGAAGAGGATAAAAAAGCATTTATAGAGAGATATCCTGCAGATCCGCAAAAATTGGTGATTGCACCGAATGGAGTCGATACAGAGTATTATTCGGAACTATACAAGAAACGCTCCCACATGCAGGGAGATCCGAGCCTTCATCCCCTTGTGATTTTCCTCGGAAGCGCTCACCCCCCCAACATCGTGGCGGCCAGGAAGGTGATTCACTCGATCGCTCCCAAGCTGCCCGACGTGAATTTTTTCATCGCCGGAAGCGTCTGTGACCCGATTATAAACGACCCGCGCGGCTCCAATGTGACCCTTGGATTTTATATTAGCGATGAAGAGAAGGAAAAATTATTCCTGCGTGCAAATGTGGCCATTAACCCGATGACTACCGGTTCAGGTTCAAATATTAAAATATTCGACTACCTGGCTTCGGGAATTCCGGTGGTCACTACGAAATTCGGTGCCCGGGGGATAAGTATGACAAACCGCGTTCATGCAATTGTGTGTGATATTGATGAATTCCCCGGAGCGATCACGACACTGATCGATAATAAAGCATTATCAGAAGTCCTTTCTCACAACGGACGGGTTCTCGTCGAGCAAAGTTACGACTGGAAGAGGATCGCGTTGTCGATGGTGGCTGAAATAAGGAAAAAAACGGAGGCCGGTCACTCCCAGGAGGCTTCGTAG
- a CDS encoding glycosyltransferase, with amino-acid sequence MKIAIFHDYFGAIGGGERVVLTMARILQADVITTDVDAVPRIADDVPVISIGRTIKIPPFKQMSASYLFSRADYSDEYDFFIFTGNWSHYAARRHHPNLWYCYTPVRPFYDLYATFLGRQGFATRQAFRAWVGGHRVFDRRSVGSIDRIITISENVQTRIKKFYGRDAEILYPPVDVSRFHCREYGDFWLSVNRLYPEKRIELQIEAFAEMPEERLLIAGGYAAGDHAHAYASEIVRDLPENIEILGEVEEKELVDLYARCRGHICTAMDEDFGLTPIEAMASGKPVVAVNEGGYRETVTAGTGILVRADPGEIREAVKKISRNPELYRDACIKRAQDFDIPVFKEKLIRAVYEASWE; translated from the coding sequence ATGAAAATAGCGATTTTTCACGACTATTTCGGTGCCATCGGAGGCGGGGAACGGGTAGTACTCACCATGGCCAGAATTCTGCAGGCCGATGTAATCACTACGGATGTCGATGCGGTTCCCAGGATTGCGGACGACGTTCCTGTGATCAGCATTGGGAGGACCATTAAGATACCGCCCTTCAAGCAGATGTCGGCATCATACCTGTTTTCTCGGGCTGATTATTCGGATGAATACGATTTTTTTATTTTTACCGGGAACTGGAGCCATTATGCGGCACGGCGGCATCACCCGAATCTATGGTACTGTTATACGCCTGTCAGGCCCTTCTATGATCTCTATGCGACATTCCTGGGGCGCCAGGGATTCGCGACCCGACAAGCATTCCGGGCCTGGGTGGGTGGTCACCGCGTGTTCGACAGGAGGTCGGTGGGATCGATCGACAGGATCATCACGATTTCAGAAAATGTCCAGACGCGGATAAAGAAATTTTATGGACGCGATGCAGAAATCCTGTATCCTCCGGTCGATGTTTCCCGGTTCCATTGCAGGGAGTACGGTGACTTCTGGCTCTCGGTCAACAGGTTGTATCCGGAAAAAAGGATCGAACTCCAGATCGAAGCGTTTGCAGAGATGCCGGAAGAACGATTGTTGATCGCGGGTGGATATGCGGCAGGCGACCATGCTCACGCTTACGCATCGGAAATCGTGAGAGATCTACCGGAGAATATCGAGATCCTTGGTGAGGTGGAAGAAAAGGAGCTTGTCGATCTCTATGCCCGGTGCAGGGGGCATATATGTACTGCCATGGACGAGGACTTCGGGCTGACCCCGATCGAAGCAATGGCGAGCGGGAAACCGGTTGTCGCAGTGAACGAGGGAGGGTATCGGGAGACGGTCACTGCAGGTACGGGAATCCTGGTCAGGGCCGACCCCGGGGAGATTCGGGAAGCAGTAAAGAAAATATCGCGGAATCCCGAGTTGTACCGGGACGCCTGCATTAAAAGGGCCCAGGATTTTGATATCCCGGTTTTTAAGGAAAAGCTCATCAGGGCAGTCTACGAAGCCTCCTGGGAGTGA
- a CDS encoding ABC transporter ATP-binding protein, giving the protein MRTRYRNDLRVVGDRSGTHAIEVTGLSKEFRIPREKKLTLYQHITSLLAGHGHAYDTFRALQDISFTVEHSETFGIIGPNGSGKSTLLKLLAGVIYADTGKIGINGRIAPFLELGVGFHPELTARDNVFLYGAVLGLPLKKIRERYEEIMDFAELKRFENMKLRHLSSGMQVRLAFSTAIQSDPDILLVDEVLAVGDEAFKRKCADKVDEFRKEGKTILLVSHDMDLIRDLCSRTMFIQKGYIKALDQTEKVIDDYMETVK; this is encoded by the coding sequence ATGAGGACACGGTATCGAAATGACCTGAGAGTTGTCGGGGACCGGTCAGGTACTCATGCAATCGAGGTCACCGGGCTATCGAAGGAATTTCGAATCCCGAGAGAGAAGAAGCTCACACTTTACCAGCATATCACCAGCCTTCTTGCCGGGCACGGGCATGCGTACGATACGTTCCGGGCACTCCAGGATATTAGTTTCACGGTGGAGCACAGTGAGACATTCGGTATTATCGGCCCGAATGGCTCAGGGAAATCAACCCTGCTGAAACTGCTCGCCGGAGTAATATACGCGGATACCGGGAAGATTGGCATCAACGGCAGGATCGCACCGTTCCTCGAGCTTGGAGTTGGATTCCACCCGGAACTGACCGCGAGAGATAACGTCTTTTTATACGGGGCGGTCCTTGGGCTCCCGTTGAAAAAGATCCGGGAAAGGTACGAGGAGATCATGGATTTTGCGGAGCTGAAACGCTTCGAGAACATGAAACTCCGTCACCTTTCTTCCGGTATGCAGGTTCGCCTCGCATTTTCAACCGCAATCCAGTCGGACCCGGACATTCTGCTGGTGGACGAGGTGCTTGCGGTCGGGGACGAGGCGTTCAAGCGGAAGTGTGCGGATAAAGTAGATGAGTTCCGAAAGGAAGGGAAGACCATCCTGCTCGTCTCTCATGATATGGATCTGATACGGGATCTTTGCAGCCGGACGATGTTCATCCAGAAAGGATACATAAAGGCGCTTGACCAGACCGAAAAAGTGATAGATGACTACATGGAGACCGTCAAATAA